Proteins from one Hydrogenivirga caldilitoris genomic window:
- the ruvX gene encoding Holliday junction resolvase RuvX yields the protein MKILAIDFGTKRVGIAVGDTELGIAVPKGVLKNDQYLIDKLLEIIHSAKVERVVVGLPLTPSGKEGERAKLVREFVDKLRDKLQDVKIELLDERYTSMEAERRLKNLPPKKRKEILDALSAQIILEDYLQSR from the coding sequence TTGAAAATTCTTGCTATAGATTTTGGAACTAAAAGGGTAGGGATAGCGGTAGGGGACACTGAGCTGGGAATAGCTGTCCCCAAAGGAGTTTTGAAGAATGACCAGTACCTGATAGATAAGCTGCTGGAAATTATCCACTCTGCGAAGGTGGAGAGGGTTGTGGTGGGTTTACCGCTGACGCCCTCCGGAAAGGAAGGAGAGAGGGCTAAACTTGTCAGGGAGTTTGTAGATAAACTGAGAGATAAGCTCCAGGATGTGAAGATAGAGCTTTTAGATGAAAGGTATACAAGTATGGAGGCTGAGAGGCGTTTAAAGAACCTTCCTCCGAAGAAAAGAAAAGAGATACTTGACGCTCTTTCCGCGCAGATTATCTTGGAAGATTACCTTCAATCCCGATGA
- the rimI gene encoding ribosomal protein S18-alanine N-acetyltransferase encodes MDIHVRYMTQEDLPRVYEINRLSFTTDAWSLDSLKREFNLSYSLKFVLEVGGEIVGYAILWLIKEEAFIMTFAIAPKYRGKGIGKLFLSELIDRLRESAKVIQLDVRKSNLPAIKLYRSLGFKIVRERPKFYSDGESALVMELEL; translated from the coding sequence ATGGATATTCACGTCAGGTACATGACCCAGGAAGACCTACCAAGGGTTTATGAGATAAACAGGCTTTCCTTTACAACGGATGCATGGAGTCTGGACTCCCTGAAAAGGGAGTTCAACCTTTCCTACTCGTTGAAGTTTGTCCTTGAGGTTGGTGGTGAGATAGTAGGCTACGCTATCCTGTGGCTTATAAAGGAGGAAGCCTTTATAATGACCTTTGCTATAGCTCCCAAGTACAGAGGAAAGGGGATAGGTAAGCTGTTTCTGAGTGAACTTATAGACCGACTCAGAGAAAGTGCGAAGGTTATCCAGCTTGATGTGAGAAAATCAAACCTTCCTGCTATAAAACTTTACAGGTCCTTGGGTTTCAAGATAGTCAGGGAAAGACCCAAGTTTTACTCAGACGGGGAATCTGCCCTCGTGATGGAGCTTGAGCTATAA
- a CDS encoding EscU/YscU/HrcU family type III secretion system export apparatus switch protein, whose protein sequence is MEKKKKAAALKYSAGKDRAPVVVAKGVGELAERIIELAKKEGVPVLEDRYLIEALLKIEVFEEIPPVLYEAVAKVLVFVQEARRRASQR, encoded by the coding sequence ATGGAAAAAAAGAAGAAGGCAGCGGCGCTCAAATACTCGGCAGGTAAAGACAGGGCTCCCGTTGTGGTGGCAAAGGGTGTAGGAGAGCTTGCAGAGAGAATAATAGAGCTTGCTAAGAAAGAGGGTGTCCCTGTGCTTGAAGACAGATACCTTATAGAAGCACTTTTAAAGATAGAGGTCTTTGAGGAGATACCCCCCGTGCTTTACGAGGCTGTGGCTAAAGTTCTTGTCTTTGTTCAGGAGGCTCGGAGGAGGGCTTCTCAACGATAA
- the mltG gene encoding endolytic transglycosylase MltG yields the protein MRKLILISTLFILTLGYLTYAFLPVYVNTKTIDIPYGTPTLSIIDTLYSEGLIRSRLSLIVIHAFRKDKLEAGEYEFSGYVSPFDVYEKLSKGLHKLHRIVVVEGSDLYDIAEILEAESVCKKEDFLRYATSETTAKSYGLSTPTMEGFLFPDTYFFSKNTHPLKVIDTMYRNFLEKTVDLRPSVAERGLSLEKWVTIASMVEKETFWEEEKPLIAAVIYNRLKKGMKLQIDPTVIYALKRRGAWNGNLKKIDLQIEDPYNTYLYFGLPPTPICNPGVSSLKAAIEPADVEYLYFVVDPKKRRHIFSSTYSQHRKNVARMRRRK from the coding sequence ATGAGAAAGCTCATTTTAATTTCAACCCTCTTCATATTGACCTTGGGATACCTGACCTATGCCTTCCTGCCTGTGTACGTCAACACTAAAACCATTGACATTCCATATGGAACACCGACGCTGAGTATAATAGACACCCTCTACAGCGAAGGTTTAATAAGGAGCAGGCTTTCCCTCATAGTAATCCATGCTTTCAGGAAGGATAAGCTGGAGGCTGGAGAGTACGAGTTTAGCGGGTATGTATCACCCTTTGATGTTTATGAAAAACTATCTAAAGGACTTCATAAACTTCACAGGATAGTTGTTGTTGAAGGTAGTGATCTCTATGACATAGCAGAGATTTTAGAGGCTGAGAGTGTGTGTAAAAAAGAAGACTTCCTACGTTACGCTACATCGGAAACAACTGCAAAGAGTTACGGTCTTTCAACTCCAACAATGGAGGGATTTCTCTTTCCAGATACCTACTTCTTTTCAAAGAATACCCACCCCCTCAAGGTTATAGACACCATGTACAGGAACTTCTTAGAGAAAACCGTTGACCTCAGACCAAGCGTTGCCGAAAGAGGGCTGTCCCTTGAGAAATGGGTGACTATAGCCTCCATGGTGGAGAAAGAAACTTTTTGGGAAGAGGAAAAGCCCCTGATAGCAGCTGTTATATACAACAGACTAAAGAAGGGTATGAAGCTTCAGATAGACCCAACCGTTATATACGCCTTAAAAAGGAGAGGTGCATGGAACGGGAACCTGAAGAAAATAGACTTGCAGATAGAAGACCCTTACAACACCTACCTTTATTTTGGGCTTCCTCCAACGCCCATATGCAATCCGGGTGTATCTTCCCTAAAAGCTGCCATAGAGCCTGCTGATGTGGAATATCTGTACTTCGTTGTAGACCCAAAGAAGAGACGCCATATATTTAGCTCAACGTACTCCCAGCACAGGAAAAACGTAGCCCGTATGCGTAGAAGGAAATAG
- a CDS encoding zinc-binding dehydrogenase, whose amino-acid sequence MKAVILEGFGGIENLKLVENFPEPALKEDHVLVRVRAVALNHLDIWVRMGALAVKPELPHILGSDVSGVVEKVGSLVNNVKEGDEVIIAPGLSCGVCYDCQNGRDNLCKSYDILGLMSKGGYAEYVSVPARNVIRKPRNLSFEEAASYPLTFLTVWNALVEKGSLKPHSRVLIWGGSSGVGVAGIQVAKLFGAFVIATAGNEEKARRVKELGADVVIDHYKEDVVKRVRGLFKEGVDIVMDHVGSATFEKSIACLRKGGVLTFFGTTTGSQANIDIRYLFVREISLRGTYMGRRASLFKITELFERGLLKPAVDKTFPLEAAQEAHNYLEDSKHFGKVVLKVD is encoded by the coding sequence ATGAAAGCGGTAATATTGGAAGGTTTCGGTGGAATAGAGAACTTGAAACTTGTTGAAAACTTTCCAGAACCAGCGCTCAAGGAGGACCACGTTCTGGTTAGGGTAAGGGCTGTTGCTCTAAACCATCTTGATATATGGGTAAGGATGGGAGCCCTTGCCGTAAAGCCTGAACTTCCCCACATACTTGGTTCTGATGTTAGCGGTGTGGTTGAAAAAGTTGGGAGCCTTGTTAACAACGTAAAGGAAGGGGATGAGGTGATAATAGCTCCTGGATTATCATGCGGAGTTTGTTACGACTGCCAGAACGGACGTGACAATCTCTGTAAGAGCTACGACATACTGGGTCTGATGAGCAAGGGAGGCTACGCTGAGTACGTTTCCGTCCCTGCAAGAAATGTGATAAGGAAGCCGAGGAATCTAAGCTTTGAGGAGGCTGCAAGTTATCCACTCACCTTCCTTACCGTGTGGAACGCCCTGGTTGAAAAGGGGAGTCTGAAGCCTCATTCAAGGGTTCTAATATGGGGCGGTTCTTCAGGTGTTGGTGTTGCAGGCATACAGGTTGCAAAACTCTTCGGAGCATTCGTTATAGCTACCGCCGGGAATGAAGAGAAAGCAAGAAGGGTAAAAGAGCTTGGTGCGGACGTGGTTATAGACCACTACAAAGAGGATGTTGTTAAAAGGGTCCGGGGACTTTTTAAGGAGGGGGTGGATATAGTTATGGACCACGTAGGGAGCGCAACCTTTGAAAAGAGCATAGCCTGCCTTAGAAAGGGAGGTGTGCTAACCTTCTTTGGGACAACAACAGGTAGCCAGGCGAACATAGATATAAGGTACCTATTCGTCAGAGAGATATCCCTTAGGGGAACCTATATGGGTAGGCGGGCGTCCCTGTTCAAGATCACTGAGCTCTTTGAAAGGGGATTGCTTAAGCCTGCCGTTGACAAAACTTTTCCCCTTGAAGCGGCACAAGAAGCCCATAATTATCTTGAAGACTCAAAGCATTTTGGAAAGGTTGTACTTAAAGTAGATTAG
- a CDS encoding NfeD family protein, producing the protein MALKIFLSLLLILSFSFSKVFVAKWDGAITPITADFIDRALTKAEKEGGRVFVLQLNTPGGLAESMRKVVQKFQGSHLPVVVFVYPPGGRAASAGAIITVAADIAAMAPGTNIGAAHPVQIGGLPSEDKKEGKGEKDRDIMKEKILQDMLAFVRSIAKEKGRNVKVVERMVKESLSLSAEEALKERVIDLIATDMNDLLNKIEGRKVYKFGREIEVKVRGEEVVYIEESFKEELLKIITNPTVAYILLMLGFYGIFFELYNPGAVIPGVVGAICLLLGLYGLSLISMNWLGLFMIILGILLFVLELITPTFGALALGGVIALALGSLFLIEPESPYGELPKSVITAVVLASALFFLVAGRLGLKAQRRRKLTGAEGMLGEEGEAVTDFERGKGKVLVHGEIWNAESSHDIKKGDAVRVVAVKGLKLIVEKPSSEPPEQRQEL; encoded by the coding sequence ATGGCGTTGAAAATTTTTCTCAGTCTTCTCTTGATACTCAGCTTTTCCTTTTCAAAAGTATTCGTTGCTAAGTGGGATGGAGCTATAACCCCTATAACAGCCGACTTCATAGATAGAGCCCTGACTAAAGCTGAAAAGGAAGGAGGTAGAGTGTTTGTTCTCCAACTGAACACGCCGGGAGGCTTAGCAGAATCCATGAGGAAGGTAGTCCAGAAGTTCCAGGGTAGCCACCTCCCGGTTGTGGTTTTTGTTTACCCCCCCGGTGGGAGGGCGGCTTCAGCAGGAGCTATTATAACGGTGGCAGCAGACATTGCGGCTATGGCACCGGGTACAAACATAGGTGCAGCCCATCCTGTCCAGATAGGAGGTCTGCCGAGCGAGGATAAAAAAGAGGGCAAGGGAGAGAAAGATAGGGACATTATGAAGGAAAAGATACTTCAGGACATGCTTGCTTTTGTCAGGAGTATAGCCAAGGAAAAGGGAAGAAATGTAAAGGTTGTGGAAAGAATGGTAAAGGAGAGCCTCTCCCTCTCGGCGGAAGAGGCTTTAAAGGAACGAGTTATTGACCTCATAGCAACAGATATGAACGACTTGCTTAACAAAATAGAAGGCAGGAAAGTCTATAAGTTCGGTAGGGAGATAGAAGTCAAAGTCAGAGGCGAGGAGGTTGTATACATAGAGGAGAGCTTCAAAGAGGAGCTTCTGAAGATCATAACCAACCCCACCGTAGCTTATATCCTGCTGATGCTGGGTTTTTACGGAATATTCTTTGAGCTCTACAATCCTGGAGCGGTCATACCGGGTGTGGTGGGAGCTATATGTCTCCTTCTGGGGCTCTACGGTCTCTCCCTCATATCCATGAACTGGCTTGGTCTGTTTATGATAATTTTAGGGATACTCCTCTTTGTTTTAGAGCTGATAACACCTACCTTTGGAGCTCTTGCGCTGGGAGGCGTGATAGCCTTGGCTTTGGGTTCCCTCTTTCTTATAGAGCCAGAATCCCCCTATGGGGAGCTTCCCAAATCTGTTATAACTGCCGTTGTTCTTGCCAGCGCTCTGTTCTTTCTGGTGGCCGGAAGGCTTGGACTAAAAGCTCAGAGGAGGAGAAAGCTTACCGGTGCAGAAGGTATGCTCGGGGAGGAAGGTGAGGCTGTAACGGACTTTGAGAGAGGAAAAGGGAAGGTGCTTGTCCATGGAGAAATATGGAATGCAGAAAGTAGCCATGACATCAAGAAGGGAGATGCTGTTAGGGTTGTCGCTGTAAAGGGGCTAAAGCTTATCGTTGAGAAGCCCTCCTCCGAGCCTCCTGAACAAAGACAAGAACTTTAG
- the corA gene encoding magnesium/cobalt transporter CorA: protein MIKLYSISGREISEWEFSEFEKARRKGIIWIDVLDPDEKEIAWLEESIGFEMPSKEVMGDIEISSKYTEVGDAININMSFVIQQKEEIIVEPVFFFIRERYFVTLRYKDIPAVLIFLNRLKTNRAYIQFAESLFGEILSIEVDRIGDRLEILGRRIRNIWKHIFVEQSEELIKDIAYYDELNITLRESINEKVRILSRFLKSPLINAQTKRELKILLDDLSTLLDYTSFYMEKIDSIQNSLLGLITIRQNEAVKVFTVLATIFLPATLIASIFGMNFEYMPELGWKYGYPYSLTLMVLVTLALLLWVRRKGWL, encoded by the coding sequence GTGATAAAGCTCTACTCTATCTCGGGAAGGGAGATTTCTGAGTGGGAATTCTCTGAATTTGAAAAGGCTCGCCGGAAGGGGATAATTTGGATTGATGTTTTAGACCCCGACGAGAAGGAGATAGCTTGGCTTGAGGAGAGTATAGGTTTTGAGATGCCCTCAAAGGAGGTTATGGGGGACATAGAGATAAGCTCCAAGTATACGGAGGTTGGAGATGCGATAAACATAAACATGTCTTTTGTTATCCAGCAGAAGGAGGAGATAATCGTTGAACCGGTTTTTTTCTTCATAAGGGAGAGATACTTCGTGACGCTGAGGTATAAAGATATACCTGCCGTGTTGATATTCCTGAACCGGCTTAAAACAAACAGGGCTTACATACAGTTCGCTGAATCCCTGTTTGGAGAGATATTGAGCATAGAGGTAGACAGAATCGGTGACAGACTTGAAATCCTTGGCAGGAGGATCAGGAACATATGGAAACACATATTCGTTGAGCAGTCCGAAGAGTTGATTAAAGACATAGCCTACTACGATGAACTTAACATAACCCTCAGGGAGTCTATAAATGAGAAGGTGAGGATCCTCTCCCGCTTCCTGAAAAGCCCCCTCATAAACGCCCAGACTAAGCGGGAGCTAAAGATACTCCTTGACGACCTGAGCACCTTGCTTGATTACACTTCCTTTTACATGGAAAAAATAGACAGCATACAGAATTCGCTGCTTGGTCTTATAACGATAAGACAGAATGAAGCTGTGAAGGTTTTTACCGTTCTGGCGACCATATTCCTGCCCGCAACCCTTATAGCAAGCATCTTCGGTATGAACTTTGAGTATATGCCAGAGCTGGGCTGGAAGTACGGATATCCGTACTCCCTAACGCTGATGGTTCTGGTAACCCTGGCTCTTCTTCTCTGGGTGAGGAGGAAAGGGTGGCTCTGA
- a CDS encoding ribonuclease H-like domain-containing protein codes for MEVVVFDIETVSVGEDSFDDKDWEYILKYAETEEDEEKQKERLSFWAFTAHLVSVTLLDLSGKKALVMYLSNDENTEEIEKDSFKVFMRSFSIGEGIEDAERKILRHFWKKVGERRDQRLVSFNGRRFDSVFLMLRSFILGVKATRNLLGSRYSYENHLDLLDALTFHGQGRKYSLDFVCRRLGIESPKELMDGHQVKEYFSQGRYRDIALYNLQDTIVTAKIYQRFYETLGDVFGL; via the coding sequence ATGGAGGTTGTTGTATTTGATATTGAGACGGTATCTGTGGGGGAGGATAGCTTTGACGATAAGGACTGGGAGTATATACTCAAGTACGCTGAAACTGAGGAAGATGAAGAGAAACAAAAGGAAAGGCTCAGTTTCTGGGCTTTTACCGCCCACCTTGTAAGCGTTACCCTCTTAGACCTGTCTGGCAAGAAAGCCCTTGTTATGTACCTATCTAACGACGAAAATACAGAGGAGATAGAAAAGGATAGTTTTAAAGTCTTTATGAGGTCCTTCTCCATAGGAGAAGGTATTGAAGATGCGGAGAGGAAAATACTCCGGCACTTCTGGAAGAAGGTGGGAGAGAGAAGGGATCAAAGGTTAGTATCTTTCAATGGCAGGAGATTTGATTCGGTGTTCCTTATGCTGAGGTCTTTTATCCTGGGTGTAAAGGCAACCAGGAATTTACTTGGCAGCCGTTACAGCTACGAAAATCACCTTGACCTCCTTGATGCTCTCACCTTTCATGGACAGGGAAGAAAGTATTCCCTTGATTTCGTGTGCAGAAGGCTTGGTATTGAATCACCTAAAGAGCTCATGGACGGACATCAGGTAAAGGAGTACTTTTCCCAGGGTAGATACAGGGATATAGCCCTATACAACCTGCAGGATACAATAGTTACGGCAAAGATATACCAGAGGTTCTACGAGACTTTGGGGGATGTATTTGGGCTTTAG
- a CDS encoding sensor domain-containing diguanylate cyclase produces MKTYNLLYKQEGDVTRFVEEKGIEDTPRLLVQVFTGVPERRYIENLQRELEKLFNKAGVIGTSTGGEIFNGEVYENSTVLSFTVFERAWVKTALVEGADALRTGRELVGRILDEDTKLMIIFADGLNTNGDDLIDAINEEAQSVPVVGGLAGDNFTFKGTYVFTSRDVTDRGVVGASVNTDKLQISTHYNLAWVPVGKGMVVTRTAGNRIYEIEGKPVVEVYKSYLGAEAEELLPYVAIEFPLVLERDGVMLARACLGIAEDGSMLYTGVIKEGEKVRFSIWDTGVMLDSAAENLKKFRSNPSESVFVYTCLARKYLIGGEAEVESKHLQSVSPTSGFMTYGEFYNLDGKNRFMNYTFTAVSLSEREFTQNSEGQELEEEPGRDLIRFRALVSLVNTITGELKDANDKLERLAERDPLTGLYNRRKMIALLEEQIRRTERYGKSFCVLMVDIDNFKLINDTYGHQKGDEVLKGMAQALRELLRSTDLYSRWGGEEFLVVMPETEIEGGTAVAEKLRVGVRGFFNRKLGMDISVSVGLTAYRDGDCIEGLLSRADRAMYRAKKKGKNLVVVS; encoded by the coding sequence ATGAAGACATATAACTTATTGTATAAACAGGAGGGAGATGTAACCAGATTTGTTGAGGAAAAAGGTATTGAAGATACACCTAGGCTTCTTGTCCAGGTTTTCACAGGAGTACCCGAACGTCGGTACATTGAGAACCTTCAGAGGGAGCTGGAAAAACTCTTCAACAAAGCTGGCGTAATAGGAACCTCTACGGGAGGTGAGATATTCAACGGCGAGGTATACGAAAACTCAACAGTGCTGTCCTTCACAGTTTTTGAGCGGGCATGGGTAAAAACAGCTCTGGTTGAAGGCGCAGATGCTTTAAGGACTGGAAGGGAACTGGTAGGAAGGATTCTGGATGAGGACACAAAGCTCATGATAATCTTTGCGGACGGACTCAACACTAACGGGGACGACCTTATAGATGCTATTAATGAAGAAGCGCAGAGTGTACCAGTAGTTGGTGGTCTTGCAGGGGATAACTTTACCTTCAAAGGAACCTACGTATTCACCTCCAGGGATGTAACCGATAGAGGTGTTGTTGGGGCTTCCGTGAATACAGATAAACTCCAAATCAGCACCCACTACAACCTTGCTTGGGTACCCGTCGGTAAAGGGATGGTAGTGACCAGGACCGCAGGCAACAGGATATATGAGATAGAGGGAAAACCGGTCGTTGAGGTTTACAAGAGTTATCTTGGGGCTGAAGCTGAAGAGCTACTCCCTTACGTTGCAATTGAGTTTCCTCTGGTTCTGGAGAGAGACGGTGTAATGCTGGCAAGAGCCTGTTTGGGTATCGCAGAGGACGGCTCTATGTTGTACACAGGTGTTATAAAGGAGGGTGAGAAGGTAAGGTTTAGCATATGGGATACAGGGGTTATGTTAGACTCCGCTGCTGAAAACTTGAAGAAGTTTAGGTCCAACCCGTCAGAGAGTGTGTTCGTATATACATGCCTTGCAAGGAAGTACCTTATTGGCGGGGAGGCTGAGGTTGAAAGCAAGCATCTCCAGAGCGTGTCTCCTACGTCCGGGTTTATGACTTACGGAGAGTTCTATAACCTTGACGGTAAAAATAGATTCATGAACTACACCTTCACGGCGGTTTCCCTATCGGAAAGGGAATTTACCCAGAACTCTGAAGGTCAGGAACTGGAAGAAGAGCCTGGTAGGGACCTTATAAGGTTCAGGGCACTGGTATCTCTGGTAAACACTATAACTGGTGAATTAAAGGACGCTAACGATAAACTGGAGAGACTCGCAGAGAGGGACCCTTTAACGGGCTTGTACAACAGACGGAAGATGATAGCTCTCTTGGAAGAGCAGATAAGGAGAACGGAAAGGTACGGTAAATCTTTCTGCGTTCTCATGGTGGACATTGATAACTTTAAGCTTATAAACGACACCTATGGGCACCAGAAGGGGGACGAGGTGCTAAAAGGTATGGCTCAGGCTTTAAGAGAGCTGCTGAGAAGTACAGACCTTTACTCACGTTGGGGCGGGGAAGAGTTCCTAGTTGTTATGCCTGAGACGGAAATTGAGGGGGGAACGGCGGTTGCTGAGAAGTTAAGGGTGGGAGTTAGAGGCTTCTTTAACAGAAAGCTCGGTATGGACATAAGTGTAAGTGTAGGCTTAACAGCTTACCGAGATGGAGATTGTATAGAAGGTCTCCTAAGTAGAGCCGATAGAGCTATGTACAGAGCCAAGAAAAAGGGTAAAAACCTGGTAGTTGTGTCTTAA
- a CDS encoding YgaP family membrane protein: MEKNMASWDRIVRIILAVVFLYLAYDKGGAWWVLGIIGIVFLITSVVGFCPLYKVVGFKTAKEA; this comes from the coding sequence ATGGAAAAGAATATGGCTTCCTGGGACAGGATAGTAAGGATAATACTCGCAGTTGTATTCCTCTACCTTGCCTATGATAAAGGTGGAGCCTGGTGGGTTCTTGGCATAATAGGCATAGTCTTCCTAATTACCTCCGTAGTTGGCTTCTGCCCGCTCTATAAAGTGGTTGGATTTAAAACTGCAAAAGAGGCTTGA
- a CDS encoding ROK family protein — protein sequence MLKGVDIGGTFIKVLWEDGSREKHFIKDIKGNRERFLEKLRDIVLDKNPTGVGIAVAGFTSKTGKVFKSPNIPVLDGVELHELFKDSDVRIVVGNDVSVAAFGEWFFDNRDSEVLLLVAVGTGLGGGLVVGGEVFFGVCGSALEIGHHIIHSGGYPCSCGRHGCWEAYCSSYGLQRIYREYGGETLGDYVIVEKAKSGEAIALKTVEKFKEYLALGLMNMVHIFNPDRIILGGGLIDGMRELLEDIEEKVKELSEDLPSSCLSIRFSDAGEFLGARGALAFIKQHQSDIDS from the coding sequence ATGCTGAAGGGAGTTGACATAGGAGGCACCTTCATAAAGGTGCTCTGGGAAGATGGAAGCAGAGAGAAGCACTTTATAAAAGACATTAAGGGTAACAGGGAGAGGTTTCTGGAAAAGTTAAGGGATATCGTCCTGGATAAGAACCCAACCGGTGTGGGGATCGCTGTTGCGGGCTTTACCTCAAAGACGGGAAAGGTATTCAAATCCCCAAATATACCCGTCCTTGATGGTGTTGAACTTCATGAGCTTTTCAAGGACAGCGATGTAAGGATAGTTGTGGGAAACGATGTGAGTGTGGCTGCCTTCGGAGAATGGTTCTTTGATAACAGAGACAGCGAGGTTTTACTCCTGGTTGCGGTTGGAACAGGTCTGGGAGGTGGTCTTGTTGTGGGTGGGGAGGTATTCTTTGGTGTTTGCGGTTCGGCCCTTGAGATCGGACACCACATAATACATAGTGGTGGCTATCCCTGTAGTTGTGGAAGGCACGGATGCTGGGAAGCTTACTGCTCATCCTATGGCTTACAGAGGATATACAGGGAGTATGGAGGGGAAACCTTAGGGGACTACGTTATAGTGGAGAAGGCTAAAAGCGGGGAAGCTATAGCCCTAAAAACTGTTGAGAAATTCAAGGAGTACCTGGCTCTTGGTCTCATGAATATGGTACACATATTCAATCCAGACAGGATAATTCTGGGTGGAGGGCTTATAGACGGTATGAGGGAGCTGCTTGAAGATATTGAGGAGAAGGTAAAAGAGCTCTCCGAGGATCTTCCTTCTTCCTGCCTGTCTATAAGGTTCTCAGATGCAGGCGAGTTTCTCGGTGCCAGAGGTGCTCTCGCTTTTATAAAGCAACATCAGTCCGATATAGATAGCTGA
- a CDS encoding nicotinate phosphoribosyltransferase — MKVSDYIKEGLKNFVEGEAEGKQGAYSEGVHKVTVFVKFKDGKVVDCKFNSTKRCKKLLAITDYMCELLKETGNPPTVEELLSKFPEEKEKEKMENRAKIALNALKNALS, encoded by the coding sequence ATGAAGGTGTCCGATTATATAAAAGAAGGGCTTAAAAACTTCGTTGAGGGTGAAGCGGAAGGCAAACAGGGAGCCTATTCCGAGGGTGTCCACAAGGTAACGGTATTCGTCAAGTTTAAGGATGGAAAGGTCGTTGACTGCAAGTTTAATTCTACCAAGAGGTGTAAGAAACTCCTGGCTATAACCGACTATATGTGTGAGCTCTTGAAAGAAACAGGGAACCCACCTACCGTTGAGGAGTTACTCTCTAAGTTTCCGGAGGAGAAGGAGAAAGAGAAGATGGAAAACAGGGCGAAGATCGCCCTGAACGCCCTCAAGAATGCTCTCTCCTAA
- a CDS encoding DUF2267 domain-containing protein has product MGLFDEWVQKGHDFLHDVMKELNIEDEHRAFRVTKAVLHALRDRLDPREGKDFVAQLPMVLKAVWCDGWDPTRGPDKSIKRKREFIQKVMNDPGLVRGMDIPEEEAERIVRGVLNVLKKHVTWGEVEDAIRQLPEEIRELWE; this is encoded by the coding sequence ATGGGACTCTTTGATGAATGGGTTCAGAAAGGACACGACTTTCTACACGACGTTATGAAGGAGCTTAATATTGAGGATGAGCATAGGGCTTTCAGGGTAACTAAAGCTGTCCTGCACGCTTTGAGGGATCGTCTTGACCCCAGAGAAGGAAAAGACTTTGTGGCTCAACTTCCCATGGTTCTGAAAGCTGTTTGGTGTGACGGCTGGGACCCGACCAGGGGTCCGGATAAGAGCATCAAAAGGAAGAGGGAATTCATTCAGAAAGTTATGAATGACCCAGGTCTTGTAAGGGGTATGGATATCCCCGAAGAAGAGGCTGAGAGGATTGTTAGAGGGGTTTTGAATGTGTTAAAGAAACATGTGACTTGGGGAGAGGTTGAGGATGCAATTCGTCAGCTTCCAGAGGAGATAAGGGAGCTTTGGGAATAA